A single region of the Lycium barbarum isolate Lr01 chromosome 2, ASM1917538v2, whole genome shotgun sequence genome encodes:
- the LOC132623208 gene encoding exocyst complex component EXO70I-like, with amino-acid sequence MSMDELKEDDEILFKLKQACSDLKNLLQLSYNVETSLAEIEEKFDGMQENLSITSRRIAPLQSLSIANKALDTRINRAISPALSLLESFKLSESLQRRLLELASKLANEKSSNKRLEKLIKYVDTVDNLNEAINSISKECEPAIQKLQEVVEFLSRTKATDQFRTHRLRETLITLKALCETEVDAMRFDGLLDDALLNLQDEYESLLNKMRHRSFMEVKSDCDDNQDDLAADMVPTDLGSELEVEVLTRISETLAANNCLDICIDIFVKVRYKRAAKALMRLNPEYLKTYSPEEIDEIEWESLETAISLWIQHFKLAIKNVFVSEKKLCCQVLGTIMDGVIWPECFVKIADKIMAVFFRFGEGVARSKKEPQKLFKLLDMFESLEKLKHEFSEIFADEAAAGVCSRYRELEKLLVHSSTKVFFELGLQIEANQDVFPPQDGSVPKLVRYAINYLKYLLTAAYSATMIRVLRTEQIWKAGILSTPETDENLLKDAMFNIMDAIRRNVESKRLRYKDKVLPHVFVMNTYWYIYMRTRNTELGKLMGDQYMKKAYKIVAEESAYSYQKQAWGPLVRLLDREEIKRVDKDGITAMVRGKMEAFTKGFDDITQRHKSFYHIPDVDLREQMREATVKLVVPVYTEFLNNFASSLHVKSYPSPEYIEDSLNQMFEVADHKSSGKSSFRLRHMRDPSDGSKSLSGEQSRRSKDFRRSKSSVIDN; translated from the exons ATGTCAATGGATGAGCTAAAAGAAGATGATGAAATCCTTTTCAAACTTAAACAAGCTTGTTCTGATCTCAAGAACCTTCTTCAACTCTCATACAACGTCGAAACAAGTTtagcagaaatagaagagaaatttGATGGTATGCAAGAAAATCTATCAATAACTTCAAGAAGAATAGCTCCATTACAATCTCTTTCTATTGCCAACAAGGCCCTTGATACAAGGATCAACAGAGCAATTTCTCCAGCTCTTTCACTTCTTGAAAGTTTCAAACTCTCTGAATCCCTCCAGCGTAGGCTTCTTGAACTTGCTTCTAAATTAGCTAACGAGAAATCATCGAATAAAAGGCTCGAAAAACTGATCAAGTATGTGGACACAGTGGACAATTTGAATGAGGCAATTAATTCAATAAGCAAAGAGTGTGAACCAGCTATTCAAAAGTTGCAAGAAGTGGTGGAGTTTTTAAGCAGGACTAAAGCTACTGATCAATTCAGGACGCATCGGTTGAGAGAGACTTTGATTACACTTAAAGCTCTTTGTGAAACTGAAGTTGATGCTATGAGATTTGATGGACTGCTTGATGACGCTTTGTTGAATTTGCAAGATGAATATGAGAGTTTGTTGAATAAAATGAGGCATAGGAGTTTTATGGAGGTAAAAAGTGATTGTGATGATAATCAAGATGATCTGGCTGCAGATATGGTGCCTACAGATTTGGGAAGTGAATTAGAGGTTGAAGTGCTTACAAGAATCTCTGAGACTTTGGCTGCAAATAACTGTCTTGACATATGTATTGATATCTTTGTGAag GTAAGATATAAAAGAGCAGCCAAAGCATTGATGAGACTGAATCCAGAGTACCTAAAAACATACAGCCCCGAAGAAATCGACGAGATTGAATGGGAGAGCCTGGAGACAGCGATATCCCTTTGGATCCAACACTTTAAACTTGCTATCAAGAATGTATTTGTATCAGAAAAGAAACTCTGCTGCCAAGTTTTAGGCACAATAATGGATGGAGTAATATGGCCTGAGTGTTTCGTCAAGATAGCCGACAAGATAATGGCTGTCTTCTTTCGATTTGGCGAAGGAGTTGCACGAAGCAAGAAAGAACCCCAAAAGCTCTTCAAGCTCTTAGACATGTTCGAATCgctggaaaagttgaaacacgaATTCTCAGAGATTTTCGCTGATGAAGCTGCTGCTGGTGTCTGTTCGCGATATAGAGAACTTGAGAAACTTCTAGTACATTCCTCTACCAAAGTGTTTTTCGAGCTTGGCCTTCAAATTGAGGCTAATCAAGATGTTTTTCCCCCTCAAGATGGTTCAGTTCCAAAACTTGTTCGTTATGCCATTAACTATCTCAAATACCTACTAACGGCTGCCTATAGCGCAACAATGATCAGAGTCCTCAGGACTGAACAAATATGGAAAGCTGGAATACTTTCAACACCCGAAACGGATGAAAACTTGCTCAAAGATGCAATGTTCAACATCATGGACGCCATACGGAGGAATGTTGAATCTAAAAGATTGAGGTATAAAGATAAAGTATTGCCTCACGTGTTTGTCATGAATACTTATTGGTACATTTACATGAGGACTAGAAATACAGAACTCGGGAAGCTCATGGGAGATCAGTATATGAAGAAGGCATACAAAATTGTGGCTGAAGAATCAGCTTATTCGTATCAAAAACAAGCATGGGGTCCTCTAGTGAGGCTGCTGGATAGAGAAGAAATTAAGAGAGTTGACAAAGACGGAATTACTGCTATGGTACGAGGGAAAATGGAGGCGTTTACTAAAGGATTTGATGACATTACTCAAAGGCATAAAAGCTTTTATCATATCCCTGATGTAGACTTAAGAGAGCAAATGAGAGAGGCCACTGTGAAACTTGTCGTGCCTGTATATACCGAATTCTTGAACAATTTCGCGTCTTCTTTACATGTCAAGTCCTATCCTTCACCCGAGTACATAGAAGATTCACTGAATCAGATGTTTGAGGTTGCTGATCATAAGAGTTCTGGAAAATCATCTTTCAGGCTGCGACATATGAGAGATCCTTCGGATGGTAGTAAATCATTATCAGGCGAACAATCTCGCAGGAGCAAAGACTTTAGGAGGTCCAAGTCGAGCGTCATTGATAACTGA